The nucleotide sequence tactttttatcacatTTATAAGCTGTCAAAAGTGAACTTTTGCCTAGATTTCTTGATCATTGAGGTCAGTAGTTCTTCGAAAAAAAACCATagaattatttaaataaagtatgaTTTACATCATAAAATGTTCTCACTTTCCTATTTCGTTATGCTATTTTAGTTTTCCTTTTATTAAACTTTTCACAACTAATATTATAAGCATCCAGTAGTTCCATTTTTACAGAATAAGacatgttattaaaaaaataatctaacaaaatattttcattgaaattGATTAATGTTATCTATAGTATACcaaatttttataaacttttatgtAACTAACTGTGATCAAAATAAATCTTGATAGCACCCCTCAACAAAAAGATTGTCTCCCAAAACATGCATATTTAAATGTCTATTTGAATGTAAATAATAgtcttttatttcaaatgtaacaCAGCTTATAAAATAGAGATATACAAATATGATAACATCAGCGATTATATACAAACTTGTTTTACAATTACAAGCTAATTTGAACCATTGGATTATCAGCGGAGAAGGACAAACATACtatgaataatgaaatatgaaatatggtCTTTATAATGTGGATtgattattattcgttggatatcatttttttgtggatttcgtgggtacaggtgaacaacGAATTTAAATTTACAACGAATTACAAATTATCTTTCATGTGGTATGCAGACTtttgcaaaaccacgaaatcaaatataaaCGAAAAGGCAAGTTTTCTGCAATCGACGAAATTTGgcacccacgaaaataaatgatacCACAGTATAATGAAGATCTATAAATGTCGAATCTGACCAGTGACATAACAATTTCAAACTCTTTGACGTAATAAACAGacaaaacttttttgaatttatatcaaaatggttttttttttcaaataaaatggtTTATATGTATATTCCATATTCAAAATCGATGCCCCATACTGTAAACATAGTTTTATCTATTGGTTTGCATGTTTATGCAGTGTGCAGAACTTtatcaaaaatgtatggtttGATTTCTGTGTATGTACAAACTTTCGTtgtaaataagatgtaaatgtatcacataaaataacttattcaactATAATTGTCAAACGTTTATTAAATTTATGCaacaataaatataagaaaatgggGTATGAGTGcactccattcaagtcacaatttgtaaaagttttttataactaaaatgTCTGTTACACGTTTATTCAATCTATTCACGTAACAATCAATATTGCTAATATGGTCTATATTTTTAGTTCGTGGTCAACTGTTAAGCGTTCGACAATAAACTACGTTGTAAAACTGTTAAGCGTTCAACTATAAACTATCTCTGATTCGATTATCTCACACTTCGTCTCATTAACAAATTGTATCACAGGCAAGGTAAGAACGATTACACTTAATCGTAATATCAGTAAGGTTTAACCACTTATATGTCTGCATGACAAGAACAATTAAACTATACAGCACGAacattattaattatattaaacttattttttttttgtgaattgacCACACATTTACACTATTCCCTCAtgcttattgttatttttatttttattccccttttttaattcaaatatattgtTACAAAAACGTAGTCAACAGTTGTAAAAACATTTGAGAATGCTTTGACCAAAACTATTTCGTCTTTTGAATCTCCTGAGAAATTttgcaacacgaacctcaccaaaagcCGGTTGGTGATCTCAGATGCGCCGAAAGGGTTAGCAGATCATGTTTCAAATGCGACACTAATCGTGTTACACCTATACACATGTTGATATGTAATATCAAGTGATATAAAGATTAACGCAATAATCTTTATCTAACCTTGAGACAAATTCATAAACCATTGGTCATTTAAATTTTCGAACCTTGAAACATAACCGCAGGAGAAATTTAGAAACTAGAATTTTCCGGACATTTTACTCAGCCAATTACTTGTCTTTGAAGTTTGATAGGAATTAGAGACTTTGATCAatataccaattatttctttgtAGTTCATCCATCTTGAAGTATGCTTTAGTATTCTGTGTCAAATTTCATCTCAAAGTGTTTTGTATCAAGAATGTTATCTTTTATTTAACTCTTCCATCAAGATTGGTGGTAAAGGGAACGACTAAACGTTTAAAATGTATTCAAATATTTGCTAAACTTGTCATAGCTGTTGTGTATCGTAATTGAAGTATTCAACGTATTATGTTGATAGCTGACTGGACTGGTGTCACTTaaattgttaaaaacaaattgttcttGTTCATACATTTTCTCGCTGTGGTACTCGAGCGGATATGAAATTTTAAGGGTGCATGTATATAATAATTCCTTCTGTAAAATTTCATTGCTTATTTTTAATTAATCATCTTTCTTTGTAAATAAACATTGATTTGTTaacagtatttcaaaaaaatattctttaaacaTCATCAAGTGTTCAAATTAGTTACTGTTGATATTGATGAGGCACGTACTATTCGATACGCTTTCATATTAAATACGTAAGTAGAATAAATGAAGATAGTAAATATAAGGCCATTCATGAGTTGATTCAGTGTTATTAAGAAAGATTTGTATCTTCTTTATTTTGTGTACaaaattatattgataaataataaatctttatacATTACATTGAACCTATTATTAGACAACTTTTCGAGAAAAAAGCTGAAGATGTCATTACCGATTTTTTAATTGATCCAAAATTGAAGCTCTAAATATCTGCactaaataattttataaaaaaggaaGTTTACTTAAACTCTTTGCTGTTATTTTTTACCAACACAATTAACAAGAgacaaaaagaaaatgtataaCCCACTTTTTACGTGTACTTGAATGTTCCAAATTTTATTACACAATGGTTTTCCATTTTCCTATTTTCCTAACATATCTGAATATGCATCACTCACTCTGTTGTCTGTATTGATAgtaatttacatttaattttcgTTTTATCAAGTGAAAACAGAACAACAATAGTCAGAATtcacaaacaataaaaacattataGTATGTAAGGTAGTCAATATCAGTTTAGGTAAAGATTGCTAGCTTCTCTTATATTAAATGGTGCTCGATCAATAGGACAAACTCCTCCTACCCTTTCCATACACTCGACACAAATTGCATGACCACATGGGAGATGCTTATTTGGTTGCTTATCCATACAAACGGGACATACTGCGACGTTTTCTTGTctctataaaatataaagaagaaaaaaaaacaattttgttcttGAAAGTTTGAAGATCAATAAAACCAACAAAAGCAATTCTAATTTTATAATCCGACCCTTCTTATAGAATCCCGGATCATCTCTAATAGTTTACTGCTAAAAGTTACAGTAAAATCAACGATTGACATGTCGTAACTACGGATTGGGTCGCCATATTGAATTGCTTGGACCAGAAAATGTAAAAACACTGTAACATTGTTTTATGTAATTTGATCTTAATTAAACAATTGGGGTAACATAACAATCAAACAATAAGGTTGTatggtttcatttgtatgacgtgaTGTTAGTCCATTATGTCTATGAACCAATCAAATTCATGGAGTTTCGTGAAATTctaatttatttcaaatgtatagaCTTTTGTCAAGTTTGTCGGATGCTACATCTAGAGCCAGATCTACCTTCCCTTCCAGAGCACCCCTAGGTGTTGGTAAAGTTCATGTTGAATATTCTTAAATTTCCTATGTTGTTTGTCCTATTTTTGTTTTAGCTGTTGCGTTTTacgtttattttcgacttataagtttAAATGCTCGTTTGGTATCAATCGCCTCTCTTATCTTTTTCTAATGTATCATATTCTTTTGTAATGCAATGGAGTTGTAGTGACTATACTGTAATTGACGAGTTTCAATCGCCAATTGTGATTCGATTGTCACATATATCAGTTTGTAAACCTGCAATTACATCCATATAATCGCCAATTGACGGCGACAACTCTTTAACCACAGTAAAGTTATATTTTTCCCTTCTTTTTGTGTAATTGCTGGTAGTTACAATATTCTATTGATATGTTTATTATCTATATCTTTTGATTGAAGTCTTTAATTATGTTCCCATTACAAACGTGTACacatgttgttttttgttgttgataggTTTGTgcttagaaaaaaaaagaagaatgtaTCAATTAATACAAgtagttatattttcttttgaaaataaaaaaaactcaaacaaAGAACAATATGAATCCttgaatttcattttatacaAACTTCCTCGTTGGTTTTACTCACAAATTTCTCAATCTTAAAAAGGTGAAAAGTCTGAATAAGTTCGATATGACGAACTCATAAAACCTAATCGTAAAACTTACAGACTCGATTTTGACCGATATACGACAAGTGGTGTTCCCATGTTCATTTTCAGTAACACATTCATAAAGGCCAGAGTCATCGGCACAAGAGTCATACACCTTCAGTTTGGCAACACCatttaaatattgcatatttatTCTTCTACTTTTTAAGATAATATCTTCTCCTTTGTACCATGTGACGTATTCAGGTCTCGGGTAACCTTTCACTTTTACCTCGATTTCAAACGTACTTCCAACACGAATCTTTTGATCTCCTGGTACATCCTCAAATGATGGACAAAGAGCTGCAATAAAATGAATTCCCCATGTTGAGTGACTTTTGAAAGATATCGTAACATTCACTCTCATCATATACAACCAGATCACTGAAATCCATTTTATGATTAAGTATATCGCTGTTTAAGCACAGGTTCCTGATTTGAATGAACATATACACATTTAACTGGCTTAAATATGCGTGTGAGCATTGAATcctcttaaattatacaatagaGAGTTAAAATATCAGTTTGAAAGTGCTGGACAAATCAGCTAAGCGAGAATAAGAAAATTTCTAAAATGAAGACAACATTTACAAACTGCCGATCTACAGAAACATACATTTACTGAATGTTGGTTCAAAACAAATAAACGTAATAAATAAGGCATGTTTCCCATATTAAAAAATGTCAATCAGTAAAACAATTACACATAAAAAAGATTATgtgtaaaacttttgaaaaaaagtttgagAAATGCATGACTTTTCAAAATAGCAAATACATTTTATAGACATACACATTTAAGTCATATctatattcattaaaaaataacTTGTAAGCAATGTAAGTGACGCTGAAGCAATATTAACGATTAACAGAATTTACTGCAGTTTAAAATTGAGAACCTTTACCACtgatacaaacataacaaaatcTATGAAATAAAAACACTATGCAGAAAGCTACGAATTTAGCAGCAAGAACACATCAAAATTCAGAGATGTGCCAAAATAGTAGGTAGTTCGTAACCCTCTAGTGACACTAGTTATGTTGTTCGTGGAAAACAAACACTCAGAGGAAATATCACATTTTATACTTCACTCGTTCTATTTGACCAGTTAAAATGCGTTGACTATATTTCtttgtcatatacagtcactgacccgatataattatttcctcatgaatatttaaatagaaattgccgaaataatatttaattattcagaCGACCTCTGCagcctgttcttgtttccaatgtataaAACGATGCATGGAACGATTAAACTTGTTTCTTATATAATtcttggaaaaacatatttcacttgttaatattgtttgtttgcaacctatgaatcattatgttttatacttattgttgatattttagtcaaTACTCAAACAAATTCGTTCACTTTCGATTGTGGGTTTCAAcaggtaatgtacatttcattgtgttgtatatttctccgcctaCATGACATGAGGCCTTTTTACAGGGGGATtttccccaatatttaaatcgaataaataacattaacacattaaacaataattgaaaatgtttttttagattgcagtataaagacaacgatagtgcattgacttgacatatcaacgatataaggatccggcccgaaacggggaaaaagcTCGGCAGAGCGAGGCATTTTCCCGTTTTTTAGCCTCATCTCTATATCGTTGATATATCAAGTAAATGCACTATTGGTTATTGGTGTCTATACGAGATTGTATAAAGAAGGAAATAGAGTCCTGGTCTAGTAAAACGCTATGAAAAATATAAGTAACCTTGGAGCTGAGATAGGAGAAAAATGTTATTAATGTTCGTTAAGCGTTGGCAAGGAATGAAAATTAATGTTACTATTCTTGTACTTATTTGTTACATTACCGTCATGAACAGTTACATGACAGATACTCGTTGTTTCAACTTCATTTTGTGTTGCCCCCTTTGATATCGCCTTGCAAATGTATTCTCCTGCATCATTTAAAGTAGCATTGCAAATTTTCAATGTAGCTTTTCCATGCCTGAACAATATCTTTCTTTTTCCTTTTAAATGAGAAATGTCTATGCCATCGTGCTGCCATGTAATCGATTCTGCTTGCAGAACTTTAGCTTCTAGCTGTAATTGGTCGTCGATGTTAACACTCGTGTCTACTAATTCTTGTTTGAATTCTGGTTTAACTGTAAATATAATAAGTCGAACAACAAAATcgttaaatttctatatttttttatttttagtcttacAGCCTTTCTGAAATGCATTTCTAAATGTAGAATTCTATTTTCTAACCGACATTTAGAGATAACAATTATTTATTCCGTCTGCAGGGTTATTTAACCGCACAATGTCGTCTATTGCtacatttcgttttttttttatatatttataatttgggAGTTTGTTTTCAATAGAGGGTCTGTGATTATTTACATTGAATGCCTACACAACCTATATAGACTTAGAGCTTAACATATGGCGATGACACTTTTCTATTGTTGACTACTAGATAAATATTATGATACTGTTAATATAACATCTATTCAATTGAGTCGTGTTTTAGCCCAGAAACCGTTATGTTTTCCTAAAAGTTAAGAATAGAAGCAGGAATTAAGCATAAAACTGCTGTatttataaaccttttttttaatgCGTCCCTGTGTTTGCTTGTACTTCCCTATAATGTTATTAAAAACAAccactttgttttattttgaagaaTACCTGGTAAAACGTGCAATCGAAATTTGCGTTGTTCTGTTTTGGATATTCCATACTTTTCTGCTGTACACGTGTATTCACCATCATCTTGGAACCTAGCATTTGTAATTGCTAAAGTAGCTACTCCTTTGTTTTTATCGAATTCTTCCGAATGAGATGTAGAATAACTAATGATTCGTACTGCTCCTTTAAACCAACTGACCTTGTTTGCATTGTCTACTAATACAGTAATCAAAACATTCTCGCCTACCTTTACCGATGTATCGTCCGGAGGTTGCCTAAATTGCAAAGCTAACAATGGAAAAAAGTGTGTTAAGTTTTTGAACAGTCTTTCCAAATAGAACTGAAAATTCGATATTTTCTTTCTAAAGAAggaatttattgttttgtaaaaagataTCTGTCAAACTACAATACATAAAGATTCAACAGTGGTGCTAAACACTCATCAATTATTCCAAGCTTATAATTTATCAAataagttgaagaccattgaaaAAACTAGATTTTCTTAAAGTGATACCAAATGGACTAAGACTATATTTGTACGGGAAAGAAAACTAACATACATTTCAATAAACagtaaatttcagaaaaaaaacccgTATCGGAGCAATATTTTGCAACAGATATCCTGACCTCTGTGTATCAAGTTCTGTTTATTGTCACCATTGTGTGACCGTTAACATTATACGATCTATTTTTGTTGCATGCATCCTATTTCTACattacaatgtgtatgtatattaatgtgaatggtaaaaaaaaaaaataccggagAAAATTTTCTCGCAAAtgcatttatgtaaaaaaagaaaagccaCTTTAAATACGCCAATGTCTTACCTCCACTTGCTACACCAACCGTTGCACAACAACCATCTTGACCTTGAACATAATGAGAAGAAATGAAGATTTAATCTGTATCGGGTAGACATAAACATGTGTGTAAATTACAATtgttgataaataaaatgtctaTTTTCAACCATCTAGAAAATTTGAACCTGTAGAAAATGTCCTGCTTCTTACTCGTCAAATgacaatacaattttaaaactactacatggataaaaaaatagtttgttgtTTTCTAGAACAAATCATCGTATCCACATTAACGGGTTTCCTACCTAGCCCAGCTAGTCTTGCTTACGTTTTCCATCTTGAAGGAACATTAATTTTCACATTTCATGAATGTTGGTTTATCTAAAATATTGAATGTAAAGAACTGATCAGAAACTGTAAATGAAAACAATAGGCAACACCataccatcttcgctagccaagggttacgatccactcccgctctcttcacccttagcggattgagataaaatttcggagacacagggtaaggatttttattggttgcagtcgaaactcgctgcatccaatcaaaaagagcctttaacatgatcacgtgtaaatgtagaaagtgtttgtaaacaattgccacgtgtttattgtgcaacaaatccttacatccctaaacatacgactatatttagtgacaacttgaatgtttttgatCAACTAATAAAAGTTCCAGtttatgtttcatgcacaaatgcatcaatgttgacgtatattttcgtttccggctttaacaagtgtgtagaatctatagacactaccgtgtttttacctccaaattgaagagttcaagtgctatcATTGGTCaggaataatgtattcggaattggcgtgacttaaatcttccgacagatggcgcaacattgctttcacaaatgttggctcaatcCGCCAACGGTGAAGAGAGcgagagtggatcgtaacccttggctagcgaagatgcaccATACAGGTATAAGTACACAATTGCAAGATGATATAATCAtcttcaatatatattttgtcaCGTTAtaaaagaaaggcaacagtagtaatactataccgctgttcaaaactcataaatctatggacaaaaaacagaatcagggtaacaaactaaaactgagagaaccgcattaaatattagaggagaacaacgacacaacattaaaatgtaacacacacagcaacggactaagcattagacaaaatccgatgagaagaACTTGTATGACGTTCAAAAACCACTTACAAAATCCAAACTACTTTATGTACTATGTATAGCAGAAATGAATGGCTGAAACGGTGTTTGCGTTTCAAATGTTGCATTAACTTCTATTTTATAAAACAACTTGTCTATGTGATGAAGTCATGTCACTTGTCAttacgttttttttatatcttcaagAACAATATCATAGCAGATGAAAATAATCATGTTTGTAGTTGTTTTAAGAAACTTGTGTTATCAATCTGAATAAGATTGAATATCTAATCTTTTAATTCTGACAACTGTCAACAATTTTGATTTTGTGTTGCTGCTGTGTTCATATAAATCACAAATTATATTCCTTAcgtttttattttaagtttatacattaagatttttttcagtaaatcaatctattttttattaaaaaatcatactTAGATATAAATGAAAAACTTTCTCAACGATAAAATCACAGGGATATTTCGTTCTATTTCTTCTTGCCGa is from Mytilus galloprovincialis chromosome 6, xbMytGall1.hap1.1, whole genome shotgun sequence and encodes:
- the LOC143079420 gene encoding netrin receptor DCC-like isoform X1 produces the protein MIMGSMKWVSILVLLTSCLIEIGLLCGLFTNEWIKEKEYHLGIMRYCFDTIADTSCHKVTDILSDLKDWLDAVKFLSIVSCAWFGTVLLMVLPSLCYEKCTGSKAVVCTSIVISIWCGLQSAVVIIFITQIVGSLSTSACGFGWSLYVVIAVLGLSLIILITQMISGCCCQDGCCATVGVASGALQFRQPPDDTSVKVGENVLITVLVDNANKVSWFKGAVRIISYSTSHSEEFDKNKGVATLAITNARFQDDGEYTCTAEKYGISKTEQRKFRLHVLPVKPEFKQELVDTSVNIDDQLQLEAKVLQAESITWQHDGIDISHLKGKRKILFRHGKATLKICNATLNDAGEYICKAISKGATQNEVETTSICHVTVHDALCPSFEDVPGDQKIRVGSTFEIEVKVKGYPRPEYVTWYKGEDIILKSRRINMQYLNGVAKLKVYDSCADDSGLYECVTENEHGNTTCRISVKIESRQENVAVCPVCMDKQPNKHLPCGHAICVECMERVGGVCPIDRAPFNIREASNLYLN
- the LOC143079420 gene encoding peroxidasin homolog isoform X2, producing MIMGSMKWVSILVLLTSCLIEIGLLCGLFTNEWIKEKEYHLGIMRYCFDTIADTSCHKVTDILSDLKGGLQSAVVIIFITQIVGSLSTSACGFGWSLYVVIAVLGLSLIILITQMISGCCCQDGCCATVGVASGALQFRQPPDDTSVKVGENVLITVLVDNANKVSWFKGAVRIISYSTSHSEEFDKNKGVATLAITNARFQDDGEYTCTAEKYGISKTEQRKFRLHVLPVKPEFKQELVDTSVNIDDQLQLEAKVLQAESITWQHDGIDISHLKGKRKILFRHGKATLKICNATLNDAGEYICKAISKGATQNEVETTSICHVTVHDALCPSFEDVPGDQKIRVGSTFEIEVKVKGYPRPEYVTWYKGEDIILKSRRINMQYLNGVAKLKVYDSCADDSGLYECVTENEHGNTTCRISVKIESRQENVAVCPVCMDKQPNKHLPCGHAICVECMERVGGVCPIDRAPFNIREASNLYLN